From Bacillus sp. Bos-x628, the proteins below share one genomic window:
- the radC gene encoding DNA repair protein RadC, whose protein sequence is MIINHFPMLLKHFPHDEKPRERFIKYGPNSLSNHELVAILLRTGTKKESVLQVSARLLQTFGGLRSVKEASIEELSKIRGVGKAKAISILAALELGTRLHHQTADNRYVIRTPEDGANFVMEDMRFLTQENFVCLYLNTKNQVIHKHTVFIGSLNSSIVHPREIFKEAFKRSAASFICVHNHPSGDPTPSREDIEVTKRLFECGQLIGIQLLDHLVIGDQKFVSLKEKGYL, encoded by the coding sequence TTGATAATCAATCATTTCCCTATGTTATTAAAGCATTTTCCTCATGATGAAAAGCCGCGAGAAAGATTTATTAAATATGGTCCAAATAGTTTGTCGAACCATGAACTTGTAGCTATCCTTTTAAGGACTGGTACAAAAAAGGAGTCTGTCCTCCAAGTTTCTGCAAGGCTTCTGCAAACATTTGGAGGTCTTCGTTCGGTGAAAGAAGCTTCTATTGAAGAATTGTCAAAGATCCGAGGAGTTGGAAAAGCAAAGGCTATCTCTATTTTAGCTGCTTTAGAGCTTGGCACTAGATTGCACCACCAAACGGCTGACAACCGTTACGTCATTCGTACGCCGGAGGATGGGGCTAATTTTGTGATGGAAGATATGAGATTTTTGACGCAGGAAAACTTCGTTTGTCTTTATCTCAATACAAAGAATCAGGTTATTCATAAGCATACAGTGTTTATTGGTAGCCTGAACTCATCGATTGTTCACCCGCGTGAAATTTTTAAAGAAGCCTTTAAACGTTCAGCCGCATCATTTATATGTGTGCACAACCATCCGTCTGGAGATCCGACGCCTAGCAGGGAGGATATTGAAGTTACAAAGCGACTTTTTGAATGTGGACAGCTGATTGGAATACAGTTGCTTGATCATCTTGTCATTGGTGATCAAAAATTTGTGAGTTTGAAGGAAAAAGGGTATTTGTAA
- a CDS encoding SPOR domain-containing protein has product MKKRQAKKQGLKVNINGKEETIHETDQKLEEEQEDRVKFSNWEEKRQTEQETAVSQEDQSKPKEEDFHWDDAADHIYHSDPKVVTPYQKKKDSFDQKFSKNRGPLKRVMTTIVFAVVLGTGLGVFALSLSKDGSANPPAGDHVSASTSGNESSMKAGGDVTETSGAEEEKKDEKSASGHFSTFVVQAGKFSSEKGADELVDSLKDAGYAGKKVSMDDGYYVIAGLAKEQSMTSAVGKKLIDQHFEAWGGKELSFQVPDELTDVIEKASVLSSKIIAGDDVKKNEVTQLITELENAKTTDAPAKSSLLKAVQLLNEPTAENGWKSQQVLLDQLNT; this is encoded by the coding sequence ATGAAAAAAAGGCAAGCAAAAAAACAAGGGTTAAAGGTCAACATCAATGGCAAAGAAGAAACCATTCATGAAACTGATCAAAAGCTGGAAGAAGAGCAAGAGGATCGTGTAAAGTTTTCGAACTGGGAGGAAAAGAGGCAGACAGAACAGGAGACAGCAGTTTCTCAAGAAGATCAGTCTAAACCAAAAGAAGAAGATTTCCATTGGGATGATGCAGCTGATCATATTTACCATTCTGATCCTAAAGTTGTCACGCCCTATCAAAAGAAAAAAGATTCATTTGATCAGAAATTCAGCAAAAATCGCGGGCCACTGAAAAGAGTGATGACGACGATTGTATTTGCTGTCGTTCTTGGGACAGGCCTCGGTGTGTTTGCACTTAGTTTGAGCAAAGACGGTTCAGCAAATCCACCGGCAGGAGACCATGTAAGTGCTTCAACGTCTGGAAACGAATCGTCGATGAAGGCAGGAGGAGACGTGACGGAAACATCAGGTGCTGAAGAAGAGAAAAAAGACGAAAAAAGCGCATCTGGCCATTTTTCAACCTTTGTTGTACAGGCTGGAAAGTTTTCCTCAGAAAAAGGGGCAGATGAATTGGTCGACAGCTTAAAGGATGCAGGGTATGCAGGTAAAAAAGTATCGATGGATGATGGGTATTATGTGATTGCTGGACTTGCAAAAGAACAAAGCATGACAAGTGCGGTCGGTAAAAAGCTCATTGATCAACATTTTGAAGCGTGGGGAGGAAAAGAGCTCTCATTTCAAGTGCCAGATGAGCTGACTGATGTAATAGAAAAAGCGTCAGTCTTATCTTCTAAAATCATTGCCGGTGATGATGTGAAAAAAAATGAAGTCACGCAGCTGATCACCGAGCTGGAAAATGCTAAAACAACTGATGCACCTGCAAAGAGCAGTTTGTTAAAAGCGGTTCAACTATTAAATGAACCAACCGCTGAAAATGGATGGAAATCTCAGCAAGTGCTGCTCGATCAATTAAATACGTAA
- a CDS encoding folylpolyglutamate synthase/dihydrofolate synthase family protein, translating into MALFTTYHEAIDWIHSRLTFGVKPGLERMKWFLSKLGNPERKLKAVHVAGTNGKGSTIAFTRSVLNAAGYSVGTFTSPFILTFNERISVNGEPISDEEWLSLVNQLKPLVDELDETEHGQATEFEIITACAFAYFANVHPVDFVLFEAGLGGRLDSTNVVDPILTAITSIGYDHMAILGDTLEQIAAEKAGIIKEGIPMITAAHQQEALAVIQDVAKEKKAKCISLHDTCSFEDEQAIETGEQFTLHTPRRQYPLLETGLIGTHQRQNASLAVLLIEWLEQQGAIEIKKEHIYEGIRHAVWAGRFEKVSDHPPVYLDGAHNEEGMIRLIETVHAHFSHKQVHVCFSALKDKPYKQMIQKLETISTSIHFVSFDFPRAESAEALYECSHLEAKSYASDPGTVLEFIRKKSNDPAAIVLVTGSLYFISDIRNRIMG; encoded by the coding sequence ATGGCATTGTTTACAACTTATCATGAAGCGATTGATTGGATACATAGCAGACTGACCTTTGGCGTAAAGCCTGGGTTGGAAAGAATGAAGTGGTTTTTAAGCAAGCTAGGGAATCCTGAACGAAAATTAAAGGCAGTGCATGTCGCAGGTACAAATGGAAAAGGATCGACCATTGCTTTTACTCGTTCGGTATTAAATGCAGCCGGTTATTCGGTAGGTACCTTCACTTCTCCGTTTATTTTAACGTTCAATGAACGAATCAGTGTCAACGGAGAGCCAATTAGTGATGAGGAATGGTTGAGTCTTGTGAATCAGCTAAAGCCTTTAGTAGATGAATTAGATGAAACGGAGCATGGTCAAGCAACAGAATTTGAGATCATTACTGCTTGTGCCTTCGCATATTTTGCCAATGTACATCCAGTAGACTTTGTTCTATTTGAAGCGGGGCTTGGGGGGAGACTTGATTCAACGAATGTTGTTGATCCCATCTTAACGGCTATTACCTCGATCGGATATGATCATATGGCAATTTTAGGTGATACGCTTGAACAAATTGCCGCTGAAAAAGCAGGCATCATCAAAGAAGGCATTCCTATGATCACTGCTGCTCATCAACAAGAGGCATTAGCAGTTATTCAAGATGTCGCAAAAGAAAAGAAAGCAAAGTGCATATCATTACACGATACGTGCAGCTTTGAGGACGAACAAGCAATCGAAACAGGTGAGCAATTTACATTACACACCCCAAGAAGGCAGTATCCTTTGCTTGAAACAGGATTAATAGGGACACATCAAAGACAAAATGCGTCACTTGCTGTTCTCTTAATCGAATGGCTGGAACAACAAGGGGCTATTGAGATAAAAAAAGAACATATATATGAAGGCATTAGACATGCTGTATGGGCCGGCAGGTTTGAAAAGGTGAGTGATCACCCTCCCGTTTATCTAGATGGAGCGCATAATGAAGAAGGGATGATTCGCTTAATTGAAACAGTGCATGCTCATTTTTCTCATAAACAGGTTCATGTTTGTTTTAGTGCGTTAAAAGATAAACCGTACAAACAAATGATTCAAAAGCTTGAGACAATCAGTACATCCATTCACTTTGTTTCTTTTGATTTCCCAAGAGCTGAATCAGCAGAAGCTCTTTATGAATGCAGTCATTTAGAGGCAAAATCGTATGCGTCGGATCCTGGTACAGTGCTGGAGTTTATTCGGAAGAAAAGCAATGACCCTGCAGCCATTGTACTTGTTACTGGCTCACTTTATTTTATTTCAGACATTCGAAATCGTATAATGGGGTAA
- the ysxE gene encoding spore coat protein YsxE yields MDEIQSVLYEYGLEAEYIEPVSPSVVRVYTKQGVFALKRLKAQRNMQFTEQMLELESKGYRSFVPIYRTKNGSFFSSHRESQHAYYLMPWLTNEKREEQDDKHEYLFQEIARLHKRTEVMMNITKHEIEAHYTQIKMKWETEKDMYERFIERAEQTWYMSPFELAAAMYFSEAMSASEFALERLEDWHEEMKDQETTRVVLNHGQLSIHHFLYNDVGTGHFTNFERSKKAAPIYDLLTFYFRTFKSYPAPFPECTSLFYTYHKGNPLREEELHLFLSYLAYPQGLFDAVKAYESGGQNEMKSCQQLLRAYWQMKNSEPTVMKIHEIEQARRLEEEQNASSSSE; encoded by the coding sequence GTGGATGAAATCCAATCAGTCTTATATGAATATGGGCTTGAGGCTGAATATATTGAACCCGTCAGCCCGTCGGTCGTAAGGGTTTATACAAAGCAGGGCGTATTTGCACTAAAGCGATTGAAGGCGCAGCGAAATATGCAGTTTACAGAGCAAATGCTTGAACTAGAATCAAAAGGCTATCGTTCATTTGTGCCTATTTATCGCACAAAAAACGGCTCTTTTTTCTCAAGTCATCGGGAAAGCCAGCACGCTTATTATCTCATGCCATGGCTGACGAATGAAAAGAGAGAAGAGCAAGATGATAAACATGAGTATTTATTCCAAGAGATTGCTAGGCTTCATAAACGAACCGAAGTGATGATGAATATTACGAAGCATGAGATAGAAGCTCACTACACACAAATCAAGATGAAATGGGAAACAGAAAAAGATATGTATGAACGATTCATAGAGCGGGCAGAACAAACATGGTACATGTCGCCATTTGAGCTGGCCGCTGCTATGTATTTTTCAGAAGCTATGTCTGCGAGTGAATTTGCCCTTGAACGTTTAGAGGATTGGCATGAGGAAATGAAAGATCAGGAGACAACTCGGGTTGTTTTAAATCATGGACAATTGTCAATTCATCATTTTCTATACAATGATGTAGGGACAGGACATTTTACCAATTTTGAGCGGTCTAAAAAGGCCGCCCCCATCTATGATCTTTTGACGTTTTACTTTCGGACATTCAAATCATATCCTGCTCCTTTTCCAGAATGTACTTCCTTGTTTTATACGTATCATAAGGGGAATCCGCTCAGGGAAGAAGAGCTTCATTTGTTTTTGAGTTATCTCGCTTACCCGCAAGGACTGTTTGATGCGGTGAAAGCATATGAATCTGGCGGGCAAAACGAGATGAAAAGCTGTCAGCAACTTTTAAGAGCGTATTGGCAAATGAAAAATTCAGAGCCGACTGTTATGAAAATTCACGAAATCGAGCAGGCTAGACGTCTAGAAGAAGAACAAAATGCCTCGTCATCATCAGAATGA
- a CDS encoding rod shape-determining protein has protein sequence MFGIGTKDLGIDLGTANTLVFIKGKGIVVREPSVVALETDTKSIVAVGNDARNMIGRTPGNVVALRPMKDGVIADYETTAKMMKYYINQALKNKGLFARKPYVMVCVPSGITAVEERAVIDATRQAGARDAYPIEEPFAAAIGANLPVWEPTGSMVVDIGGGTTEVAIISLGGIVTSQSIRVAGDEMDEAISSYIRKTYNLMIGDRTSEAIKMEIGSAQPDVHDEMDIRGRDLLTGLPKTISITAEEIAKALRDTVEAIVDAVKVTLEKTPPELAADIMDRGIVLTGGGALLRNLDKVISNETKMPVIIAEDPLDCVAIGTGKALEHIHLFKGKSKDNRA, from the coding sequence ATGTTTGGAATTGGTACAAAAGACCTTGGAATAGATCTTGGAACAGCGAATACGCTTGTGTTTATTAAAGGAAAAGGCATTGTTGTAAGGGAGCCTTCGGTCGTAGCTTTGGAAACTGATACGAAGTCTATAGTGGCAGTCGGAAATGATGCAAGAAACATGATTGGTCGTACACCTGGAAATGTTGTGGCACTTCGCCCAATGAAAGATGGGGTCATTGCAGATTACGAGACAACAGCAAAAATGATGAAATACTACATTAATCAGGCATTAAAAAACAAAGGACTATTTGCTCGAAAGCCATACGTCATGGTTTGTGTTCCATCTGGTATTACAGCAGTAGAAGAGCGTGCTGTGATTGATGCAACAAGACAAGCCGGTGCACGTGATGCATACCCGATTGAAGAGCCTTTTGCTGCGGCGATTGGTGCTAACTTACCTGTCTGGGAGCCAACAGGAAGTATGGTTGTGGATATTGGCGGCGGTACAACAGAAGTGGCCATTATTTCACTTGGCGGCATTGTGACGTCTCAATCTATCCGTGTTGCAGGGGATGAAATGGATGAGGCAATTAGCAGCTACATCCGTAAAACTTACAATTTGATGATTGGTGACCGTACATCAGAAGCGATTAAAATGGAAATCGGTTCTGCACAACCAGACGTACATGATGAGATGGACATTCGCGGACGTGACCTGTTAACTGGTTTACCAAAAACGATTTCCATTACAGCTGAAGAAATTGCAAAAGCACTTCGCGATACGGTGGAAGCAATTGTGGATGCGGTGAAAGTAACACTTGAAAAAACACCACCTGAACTGGCAGCAGATATTATGGACCGCGGGATTGTCTTAACAGGCGGCGGTGCACTGTTACGTAATCTTGATAAAGTCATTAGTAATGAAACAAAAATGCCAGTTATTATTGCCGAGGATCCACTAGATTGTGTGGCAATCGGAACAGGAAAAGCACTAGAACATATTCACTTATTCAAAGGAAAATCAAAAGATAATCGAGCGTAA
- a CDS encoding Maf family protein, translating into MNQLILASQSPRRKELLDLAGFSYDIQTSHLKEEINRNFSPAENVQWLAEQKANNIQTLYPQAVVIGADTIVAIDEKCLGKPKDKKEAAAMLHLLSGKTHQVLTGVSIQSENRKETFYEQTEVTFWTLTQDEIDRYIETGEPFDKAGSYGIQGKGALFVQKIDGDYFSVVGLPIAKTARVLKTFGITPF; encoded by the coding sequence ATGAACCAATTGATTCTTGCATCTCAATCGCCTAGAAGAAAAGAATTGCTTGACTTAGCAGGGTTTTCTTATGACATTCAAACAAGTCATTTAAAAGAAGAAATCAATCGAAACTTTTCGCCTGCTGAGAACGTCCAATGGTTGGCAGAACAAAAAGCAAATAATATTCAAACTTTATATCCCCAAGCTGTGGTCATTGGTGCAGATACAATTGTTGCAATTGACGAAAAATGTCTCGGGAAACCAAAAGACAAAAAGGAAGCAGCGGCAATGCTCCATTTACTGTCTGGAAAGACACATCAAGTCTTGACTGGTGTCAGCATTCAGTCAGAGAATAGAAAAGAAACATTTTACGAACAGACGGAAGTGACATTTTGGACGCTTACACAAGATGAAATAGACCGCTATATTGAAACTGGTGAACCGTTTGATAAAGCTGGAAGCTATGGCATTCAAGGAAAAGGTGCACTGTTTGTTCAAAAAATAGATGGTGATTATTTTTCCGTTGTAGGACTCCCCATTGCGAAAACAGCGAGAGTGCTAAAAACATTTGGAATTACCCCTTTTTGA
- a CDS encoding prepilin peptidase — MVDILVFITGISMGSFFHLVGERLPLKQSIMFPRSHCTACKQMLSVDEMLPLISYFLLKGACKRCGARLSKLYPLIELLSGVLFLLIYKNVGFSFEGVFVVILCSLFVIAVVSDFLYMRIPNDLFLFFFPLFVIYRTIYPLPIWWEGAASAFFCFLTFYCLDRLHPNSIGGADMKLFCVLSFCFGLKAFLINLFLSSTLGIVYAKLFSFRLREPFPFVPAIAVSFWLYLFGYDVLEQNGGWFE; from the coding sequence ATGGTCGACATTCTTGTTTTTATTACAGGTATCAGCATGGGGTCGTTTTTTCATCTAGTCGGTGAAAGGCTGCCTCTTAAGCAGTCTATCATGTTCCCTCGTTCTCACTGCACAGCCTGTAAACAAATGCTCTCTGTTGATGAAATGCTTCCTCTTATTTCGTACTTTCTGTTGAAAGGAGCTTGTAAACGGTGCGGTGCCCGATTGTCTAAGCTTTATCCGCTGATTGAACTGCTGTCAGGAGTGCTCTTTCTGCTCATTTATAAGAACGTTGGTTTTTCGTTTGAGGGAGTTTTTGTTGTGATACTTTGTAGTTTATTCGTGATTGCTGTCGTGAGCGATTTTCTCTATATGAGGATACCAAACGATTTGTTTCTCTTCTTTTTTCCTCTTTTCGTCATATACCGCACAATATACCCTCTTCCTATTTGGTGGGAAGGAGCGGCTTCTGCATTCTTCTGTTTTCTTACTTTTTATTGTTTAGACAGATTACATCCAAATAGCATCGGCGGAGCCGATATGAAATTGTTTTGTGTGCTTTCTTTTTGCTTTGGTTTGAAGGCATTTTTAATCAATCTCTTCCTATCGTCTACATTGGGGATTGTATATGCTAAACTATTTTCCTTTCGTTTACGCGAGCCATTCCCCTTTGTTCCTGCTATCGCCGTTTCTTTCTGGCTGTATTTGTTTGGGTATGATGTACTTGAGCAAAATGGAGGATGGTTCGAATGA
- a CDS encoding LysM peptidoglycan-binding domain-containing protein: MSQNNRLQFSVEESIYFKSGQEVSELLSISLDPDILVQEVNDYVSIRGSLELTGEYNINQQELLGESSSYASYRQVDEVKVREDGTAELLHQFPVDITIPKNKISHLNDVFVFIDAFDYQLTESRILTIQADLAIEGLLDEEVPQERAEEPYEFVHRSEKDYGDVSYEYQVTGQEEQEGLQANAREEQENFEEQTVLKLNAREEREDIEEQTLFQNDAREEQEEVKIEPADMEKTKEPEEQEEPVVLGYRAYPEAQSQEPPFFEPPKLLEEEERDDSFFKVEVRKEFESAMEEEQEEDVTDDPAFESPAYHVDSIQEDREEPFQIDRLYEREVPQEYEVSQEAEEPESDVRESSGSENSLYLTKLFAKQEEEDFSRMKICIVQQEDTVDRICERYQLNVQQLLRTNSLSADAELEEGQILYIPEYQKSNA; this comes from the coding sequence TTGTCTCAAAACAATCGTTTACAGTTTTCGGTAGAAGAATCCATCTATTTTAAAAGCGGACAGGAAGTCAGTGAGCTACTGTCAATTTCACTTGATCCTGACATTCTCGTTCAAGAAGTGAATGATTATGTTTCAATTAGAGGTTCACTCGAGCTAACAGGAGAATACAACATAAATCAACAGGAGCTATTGGGTGAATCCAGTTCCTATGCATCATACAGGCAGGTAGATGAGGTGAAGGTGAGAGAGGACGGAACAGCAGAGCTTCTGCATCAATTTCCAGTGGATATTACCATCCCAAAGAACAAAATCAGTCATTTAAATGATGTATTTGTGTTCATTGATGCATTTGATTACCAGTTAACAGAAAGCCGCATATTGACCATTCAGGCTGATTTAGCGATTGAAGGTTTGTTAGATGAAGAAGTGCCGCAAGAGCGGGCAGAGGAGCCGTATGAATTTGTTCATCGCTCTGAAAAGGATTATGGCGATGTTTCATATGAATATCAAGTAACGGGACAAGAAGAACAAGAAGGATTACAAGCTAATGCACGTGAAGAGCAGGAGAATTTTGAAGAACAAACTGTGTTAAAGCTCAATGCACGTGAAGAGCGTGAGGACATTGAAGAACAAACACTGTTTCAAAATGATGCACGTGAGGAACAAGAAGAAGTGAAAATAGAGCCGGCGGACATGGAAAAAACGAAAGAACCGGAGGAACAAGAAGAACCGGTGGTACTTGGCTATCGTGCCTATCCAGAAGCCCAGAGTCAGGAGCCGCCATTTTTTGAGCCCCCAAAATTATTAGAAGAAGAGGAGCGAGATGATTCGTTCTTTAAGGTTGAAGTAAGGAAGGAATTTGAGTCAGCGATGGAGGAAGAACAAGAGGAAGATGTCACGGACGATCCTGCATTTGAATCACCTGCCTATCATGTTGATTCGATACAGGAGGATCGTGAGGAGCCATTTCAAATAGACCGGTTATACGAACGGGAAGTACCTCAAGAATATGAAGTATCCCAAGAAGCGGAGGAACCTGAAAGTGACGTGAGAGAGTCATCTGGCAGTGAGAACTCACTTTATTTAACGAAGCTGTTTGCTAAGCAGGAGGAGGAAGATTTTTCTCGCATGAAAATATGTATAGTGCAGCAAGAAGATACGGTCGATCGCATTTGTGAACGATATCAGTTGAATGTTCAGCAGCTTCTTAGAACGAATTCATTATCGGCAGATGCGGAGCTTGAAGAAGGGCAAATTCTTTATATTCCTGAATATCAAAAAAGCAATGCATAG
- a CDS encoding valine--tRNA ligase, which translates to MGTNNQEMPTKYDPNAIEKDRYTYWLEGKFFEAQNDKTKEPYTVVIPPPNVTGKLHLGHAWDSTLQDIVTRMKRMQGYDVLWLPGMDHAGIATQAKVEAKLREEGVSRYDIGREKFVEETWKWKEEYADFIRSQWAKMGLGLDYSRERFTLDEGLSKAVRQVFVQLYEKGLIYRGEYIINWDPATKTALSDIEVIYKDVQGAFYHLRYPLADGTGSIEIATTRPETMLGDTAVAVHPEDERYQHLIGKTVILPITGREIPIVGDDYVDMEFGSGAVKITPAHDPNDFELGNRHQLERILVMNEDGTMNANALQYKGMDRFECRKKLVKDLQEQGVLFKIEEHVHSVGHSERSGAIVEPYLSTQWFVKMQPLAEEAIKLQKSEEQVQFVPDRFEKTYLHWMENIRDWCISRQLWWGHRIPAWYHKETKEVYVGLEEPEDIENWEQDKDVLDTWFSSALWPFSTMGWPDVDSEDFKRYYPTNLLVTGYDIIFFWVSRMIFQGLEFTGEKPFKDVLIHGLIRDEQGRKMSKSLGNGIDPMEVIDQYGADSLRYFLATGSSPGQDLRFSFEKVESTWNFANKIWNASRFALMNMDGFTYEELDLTGEKSVADQWILTRLNETIESVTQLADKYEFGEVGRHLYNFIWDDFCDWYIEMAKLPLYGEDEAAKKTTRSILAYVLDQTMRLLHPFMPFLTEEIWQHLPHEGESITVAEWPKVKPELSDEQASADMKLLVELIRSVRNIRSEVNTPMSKQIELYIKASTADVQERLEKNRSYIERFTNPSVLEIGTDVPASDKAMTAVISGAELILPLEGLINLDEEIARLQKELDKLTKEVERVQKKLGNEGFMKKAPESVVEEERAKERDYVAKREAVQKRIEELKA; encoded by the coding sequence ATGGGAACAAATAATCAAGAAATGCCAACAAAGTACGATCCAAATGCGATTGAAAAGGATCGATATACGTACTGGCTTGAGGGGAAATTCTTTGAAGCGCAAAATGACAAAACGAAAGAGCCGTATACAGTTGTTATTCCTCCTCCAAACGTGACAGGAAAGCTACATCTTGGTCATGCTTGGGATTCAACGTTGCAAGACATTGTCACACGAATGAAACGCATGCAAGGCTATGATGTTCTTTGGCTTCCGGGGATGGACCACGCCGGAATTGCCACACAAGCGAAGGTAGAGGCGAAACTTCGCGAAGAGGGCGTGAGCCGTTATGATATAGGCCGGGAAAAATTTGTGGAGGAAACGTGGAAGTGGAAGGAAGAATATGCTGATTTTATTCGAAGCCAGTGGGCGAAGATGGGCCTTGGACTTGATTATTCACGAGAGCGTTTTACTTTGGATGAAGGTCTCAGTAAAGCAGTTCGTCAAGTGTTTGTCCAGCTTTATGAAAAAGGGTTAATCTATCGCGGAGAGTATATTATTAACTGGGATCCAGCTACTAAGACTGCCCTTTCTGATATTGAAGTTATTTATAAGGATGTCCAAGGTGCGTTTTATCATTTGAGATATCCTCTAGCTGATGGAACAGGTTCAATAGAGATTGCGACAACAAGACCTGAGACGATGCTTGGTGATACGGCAGTAGCTGTTCATCCTGAAGACGAACGCTATCAGCACCTGATTGGAAAAACCGTTATTTTACCTATTACGGGTCGTGAAATCCCAATCGTTGGGGATGACTATGTAGACATGGAATTTGGATCAGGGGCTGTCAAGATTACGCCTGCTCATGACCCGAATGACTTTGAGCTTGGAAATCGTCATCAATTAGAACGAATCCTTGTGATGAATGAAGATGGGACAATGAATGCAAATGCTTTGCAATATAAAGGCATGGACCGTTTTGAATGCCGCAAGAAGCTTGTAAAAGATTTACAAGAACAAGGTGTTTTATTCAAAATTGAGGAACATGTGCATTCTGTTGGTCATAGTGAGCGAAGCGGTGCAATCGTTGAACCGTATTTATCAACACAATGGTTTGTGAAAATGCAGCCGCTCGCTGAGGAAGCTATCAAATTGCAAAAAAGTGAAGAGCAAGTTCAATTTGTACCGGATCGATTTGAAAAAACGTACTTACACTGGATGGAAAATATTCGTGACTGGTGTATTTCTCGTCAGCTATGGTGGGGGCATCGCATTCCGGCTTGGTATCATAAAGAAACTAAAGAAGTGTATGTTGGCTTGGAAGAACCAGAAGATATTGAGAACTGGGAACAAGACAAGGATGTACTTGATACATGGTTTAGTTCAGCGCTTTGGCCTTTCTCTACAATGGGCTGGCCAGATGTAGACAGTGAAGATTTTAAACGTTACTATCCAACGAATCTGCTTGTCACAGGCTATGACATTATCTTCTTCTGGGTTTCTCGCATGATCTTCCAAGGTCTTGAGTTTACTGGAGAAAAGCCGTTTAAAGATGTTCTCATTCATGGGCTCATTCGAGACGAACAAGGACGTAAGATGAGTAAGTCGCTTGGCAATGGGATTGATCCGATGGAAGTCATCGATCAATACGGTGCAGATTCGTTAAGATATTTCTTAGCAACAGGAAGCTCACCCGGACAAGACCTTCGCTTTAGCTTTGAAAAAGTCGAATCGACTTGGAACTTTGCGAACAAAATCTGGAACGCATCCCGTTTTGCTCTAATGAATATGGATGGTTTCACCTATGAGGAACTTGATTTGACAGGTGAAAAATCAGTGGCAGATCAATGGATTTTGACACGCTTAAATGAAACGATTGAAAGTGTAACACAGCTCGCTGACAAATATGAATTCGGTGAAGTGGGCAGACATTTGTATAACTTCATTTGGGATGATTTCTGTGATTGGTATATTGAAATGGCGAAACTTCCGCTTTACGGAGAAGATGAAGCGGCGAAGAAAACAACTCGTTCGATCCTTGCATATGTATTAGATCAAACAATGAGACTTCTTCATCCGTTCATGCCGTTCTTAACAGAGGAAATATGGCAGCATCTTCCACATGAAGGAGAGTCGATTACAGTAGCGGAATGGCCTAAAGTAAAACCAGAGCTATCAGATGAACAAGCATCTGCTGATATGAAGCTACTTGTTGAACTCATTCGATCTGTTCGTAACATTCGCAGTGAAGTCAATACGCCAATGAGCAAACAAATCGAGCTTTACATCAAAGCGTCAACTGCTGACGTGCAGGAACGTTTAGAAAAAAACCGATCATATATTGAACGATTCACAAATCCAAGTGTTCTCGAAATTGGTACAGATGTACCTGCTAGTGATAAAGCAATGACAGCTGTTATTTCTGGAGCAGAGCTTATCTTACCGCTAGAAGGCTTGATCAACTTAGACGAAGAGATTGCTCGCCTGCAAAAAGAGCTTGATAAGCTGACAAAAGAAGTAGAAAGAGTGCAGAAAAAGCTTGGAAATGAAGGCTTTATGAAAAAAGCGCCTGAAAGTGTCGTTGAAGAAGAGCGTGCGAAAGAACGTGATTATGTGGCAAAACGTGAAGCTGTTCAAAAGCGAATTGAAGAGCTGAAAGCATAA